The DNA segment GCTACTAAGTAACCGTTGGTGGCTTACTGCAGATCTCGCAGCAAGCCAACCCTTACGGGCCTCTACTTAAAAGCGCTGGGAGCGATTCTTGTGAGCCAACCTTCGACCCCCCCTCCGTCGGATTCCACCAACCCAGCCTCCAATGTCCCGCCGACGGACCTCCAGGATTGCCCAGTAATCCTCAGGCTTTTAGAAACGATGGATCAATTGGATCCTGAACGTTTGGGGGCGCTTTGGGATGCACAGAACGAAGACGAGGAAACGGTCGAACAATCGGTCATTCGGTTCGGTCTGGCGGATGAAAGCCAAATTGCCACGGCCTATGCGAAGCATTATCTGTTACCTCTGTTTGACCCGCCGGCCGACCAACCCTCGCCGGTTGATCCAGCGGTCGCCCAGCGGCTGCCGGCTCAGCTCTGCCTGAATCACCTGATCGCCCCGCTAACCGATGACGGCCACACGCTAGAGGTAGCGATCGCCTCCCCCGATGCACTCCGGCTAGCCGACGAAATTCAGTACCTTTCCGGGCGGCGCATGCGGGCCATGTTTACCCCTCTGTCTGCGATTGAGCGTCTGCTTGGGGACATGTACGAAGAAAGCCAGTGGTCACCGGACGACTATTGTTTTCAGCGTCATCATGAACCGACATCGCTCGAATCGAGCAGCACCTCTGCAAACGCCGAAGAAGACGATTCGGAATTCCATGAATTCGAATCCCTCAGCGAAGAGGCTTTTGTCAACGCTCAAACGGTTGATGAACAGACGCAAGCCTATATCCATAGCCTGATCGAGCAGGCGATCCTTGCCAAAGCAACAGCGATTCACCTGGAACCTTTTGAAGAGTGCTGCCGGGTGCGAATCCGCGTCGCGGGGAACTTTGAAGAACGGCCAGCGCCAGCGCCGTCGATTCAGGAGTCGGTGTTCGATCGACTGAAATCGCTAGCTAAAATGGATATCGATCAACGACATGTGCCCCAAGACGGAACCATCACGGTTCGCGCTGGAGAACGAAAAATCCAAATTCGAATGCATACCTGCCCGACGCTGACCAGCGAAAAAATCGTGCTTCAATTGCAATCGAAAACACCGATCCCGACCAGCCTAAGAGCCCTCGGGTTGGAGGAACGTCAGTTCAAGGATTTGAAAGCTGCGATTGAAAATCCCAGCGGAGTCGTTCTGGTCACGGGATCACAGGCAAGCGGCAAATCAAACACGCTATACGCTTGCCTCCAGCATCTAAATGATCTGGAAAACAACATCTACACCATCGAAGATTCGATTGCACAACCATGTGGCGGAATCAACCAAATTCAGACTCGCCCCGAGGTTGGACTGACGATCCCCAACGCATTGCAATCGGTGCTTTTCCAAGATCCGGACGTGATCATGATCGAGGAAATTCGGGATGCGGAAACCGCTGACCGAACCCTCCGCGCCGCGTTGGGAAATCACTTAATGCTATCAGCGCTACCAACCCCCGATGCGCTCTCCGCGATCGCTCGCTTGCAAGAATTGGATGTTGCTCCATACCTAATTGCCAGTTCCTTAAAACTGCTGATTTCCCAACGGCGACTGCGAACCCTCTGCGAAGAATGCTGCCAACCTTACCAGCTGAATCGCGAAGAATATGTCCGTTTTGGAATCCAACCTGGCACCGTTCTGAAACGGCCTGCAGGATGTGAACATTGTCAGCAAACGGGCTACAACGGCTACCTGCCGATGACCGAAGTGATTCCGGTCACAAATCCGCTACGCCGACTGATCCGCCGCGGTGCATCGCTTCAGCAATTGCGGCGAGCGGTCAAAGCAAATGGCACTCAATTGTTCGACCAAATCAGTTTGCAACAGGTCGCTGCGGGAGTCACCAGCCTTCAAGAAGCCCTGCTCCGGCCGATCTAAAGAGGCGTTAGCCCTGGGGTGCTACTTAGCCGTCGCCGCAGCATATTCCTGCGGATCATGTTCGGCTTCTAATTGAGCCAAATCACTCTGAATCCGCATGCAAAAATCCTCCAAACTCTCTTCGGGCTTGATCCGGAGTGGAGGCCCAAAGTAGGCATCAATCTTGGCCAGCGGTTTGGGAATCTGCAAGCGATCCCATGCCCGCGTGAGGATCCACCGGCGACTGGGGACCGGTGCAATGGTGATCACCGCCGCGTCAGCTTGGCGAGCCAACATCGCAATCCCTTTGTGAACGCGTCCGCGTGGACCGCGTGGACCATCGACCGCCAAATAAGCCGGTTTTCCACCAACGACGTGATCGATCATCGCTTGCAGCGCGGCGCGGCCTCCTTTGTCTTGACCCTGCCGGCGACTGGATCCTCGAATCGGCACACAGCCGCGCACTCGCAGGGCTGGAACAATCATTTGCCCATCGTTGGATCGCGAAACCATGGCCCCCGTACCCGGCTCGCTATCCATGATTGCCGAAACCTGATGAGCATGCAGAACCGCATAGATATACCGCTCCTCGTTCGCTTTCAGCGATTGGCGAGGATCATCATGCAAACGGATCCTGCAAGTAAATCGTAAGCAAAGAATCGCAAAGGCAACGGACCAACTGATAAACCAAGTTGAAAATGACTTGAAGATTGGAGGCCCCTCGTTCGGCGTTGAGACAAACAAATGGAGAATAACAAGGTACGAATCCGCCAAAGGTAGCGGATATCGTTTGGATCCGGAACCTACTCAGCTGCACTCAAACGTGCGATTCAGACGCGCCGTGAAACCGTCTTCGATAATGAATGGCGACATTCTCCCCGGGAACCTGCCGTTTAAGCAATCCGGATGATCCTTGCGCTGTGAGCGAAGCATCGACATCACCTGTCTCTTAAACACGGCCGTTTGCGGAGACTCCCGACGAGATTTAGGACGCGGAAAACCAGGGGGCAATAGGTACCCCTGCCTTGATTCCTATTTTCGT comes from the Roseimaritima multifibrata genome and includes:
- a CDS encoding GspE/PulE family protein, with protein sequence MDQLDPERLGALWDAQNEDEETVEQSVIRFGLADESQIATAYAKHYLLPLFDPPADQPSPVDPAVAQRLPAQLCLNHLIAPLTDDGHTLEVAIASPDALRLADEIQYLSGRRMRAMFTPLSAIERLLGDMYEESQWSPDDYCFQRHHEPTSLESSSTSANAEEDDSEFHEFESLSEEAFVNAQTVDEQTQAYIHSLIEQAILAKATAIHLEPFEECCRVRIRVAGNFEERPAPAPSIQESVFDRLKSLAKMDIDQRHVPQDGTITVRAGERKIQIRMHTCPTLTSEKIVLQLQSKTPIPTSLRALGLEERQFKDLKAAIENPSGVVLVTGSQASGKSNTLYACLQHLNDLENNIYTIEDSIAQPCGGINQIQTRPEVGLTIPNALQSVLFQDPDVIMIEEIRDAETADRTLRAALGNHLMLSALPTPDALSAIARLQELDVAPYLIASSLKLLISQRRLRTLCEECCQPYQLNREEYVRFGIQPGTVLKRPAGCEHCQQTGYNGYLPMTEVIPVTNPLRRLIRRGASLQQLRRAVKANGTQLFDQISLQQVAAGVTSLQEALLRPI
- a CDS encoding DUF374 domain-containing protein produces the protein MHDDPRQSLKANEERYIYAVLHAHQVSAIMDSEPGTGAMVSRSNDGQMIVPALRVRGCVPIRGSSRRQGQDKGGRAALQAMIDHVVGGKPAYLAVDGPRGPRGRVHKGIAMLARQADAAVITIAPVPSRRWILTRAWDRLQIPKPLAKIDAYFGPPLRIKPEESLEDFCMRIQSDLAQLEAEHDPQEYAAATAK